Proteins encoded by one window of Gouania willdenowi chromosome 4, fGouWil2.1, whole genome shotgun sequence:
- the pgm1 gene encoding phosphoglucomutase-1 has protein sequence MVKITAVKTRPYADQKPGTSGLRKRVTVFQQNQHYAENFIQSIISVIEPAERQAATLVVGGDGRFFMKEAIQLIVQIAAANGVNHLVIGQNGIMSTPAVSCVIRKMKAVGGIILTASHNPGGPNGDFGIKYNISSGGPAPEGLTNKIFEISKNLQEFHICPELKVDISKIGKQTFEVDSFKPLIVEIVDSVEAYAEMLRGIFDFAALKELLSGANHINVRLDAMHGVVGPYVKKIVCEELGSPADSAVNCVPQEDFGGHHPDPNLTYAADLVNAMKGGKYDFGAAFDGDGDRNMVLGKHGFFVNPSDSVAAIAANITSIPYFQKTGVKGLARSMPTSGALDNVAKALQMQLYETPTGWKFFGNLMDAGKLSLCGEESFGTGSDHIREKDGLWAVLAWLSILATRKQSVEEIMKDHWQKFGRNFFTRYDYEEVDSDAANKMIKDLETTMFEPSFIGKKLTSGDKSYEVAVADNFAYTDPVDGSVSKNQGLRIIFSDGSRIIFRLSGTGSAGATIRLYIDSYEKDPKKIYQDPQVMLAPLVDIALKVSELQEKTGRTGPTVIT, from the exons ATGGTGAAGATCACCGCGGTGAAGACCCGGCCGTACGCCGACCAGAAGCCCGGGACCAGCGGGCTGAGGAAGCGGGTGACCGTGTTCCAGCAGAACCAGCACTACGCGGAGAACTTCATCCAGAGCATTATCTCCGTCATCGAGCCCGCAGAGCGCCAGGCGGCCACGCTGGTAGTCGGAGGAGACGGAAGGTTCTTCATGAAAGAAGCCATTCAGCTCATCGTTCAGATCGCTGCTGCCAACGGG GTTAATCACcttgtgattggtcagaatgGCATCATGTCCACCCCGGCTGTCTCCTGCGTGATCCGCAAGATGAAAGCAGTGGGCGGCATCATCCTCACCGCCAGCCACAACCCAGGAGGCCCCAACGGAGACTTCGGCATCAAGTACAACATTTCCAGTGGAG GACCTGCTCCTGAAGGCCtcacaaacaaaatatttgagatCAGCAAAAACCTGCAGGAGTTTCACATCTGTCCAGAACTCAAAGTGGATATTTCCAAGATCGGGAAGCAGACCTTTGAAGTGGACTCTTTTAAGCCACTCATAG TGGAGATCGTGGATTCCGTGGAGGCCTACGCTGAGATGCTCAGAGGCATTTTTGACTTTGCTGCACTGAAGGAGCTTCTCTCTGGAGCCAACCACATTAACGTGCGACTGGATGCTATGCACGGAG TGGTTGGTCCGTACGTGAAGAAGATCGTGTGTGAGGAACTGGGTTCTCCTGCAGACTCTGCAGTCAACTGCGTCCCTCAGGAGGACTTTGGTGGTCACCACCCAGACCCCAACCTGACCTACGCTGCTGACCTGGTCAACGCCATGAAGGGCGGAAAGTACGACTTTGGTGCTGCCTTTGATGGTGACGGA GACCGTAACATGGTGCTGGGTAAACATGGCTTCTTTGTGAACCCTTCGGACTCAGTGGCGGCCATTGCTGCCAACATCACCAGTATCCCATACTTTCAGAAAACGGGTGTGAAAGGCCTGGCCCGCAGTATGCCCACCAGTGGAGCCCTAGACAA TGTCGCTAAAGCTCTGCAGATGCAGCTTTACGAGACACCGACTGGTTGGAAGTTCTTTGGGAATCTGATGGATGCTGGGAAACTGTCTCTGTGTGGAGAGGAGAGCTTTGGAACTG GGTCTGACCATATCCGTGAGAAGGACGGCCTTTGGGCGGTGCTCGCGTGGTTGTCAATCTTGGCCACCAGGAAGCAGAGCGTGGAGGAGATTATGAAAGATCACTGGCAGAAGTTTGGAAGAAACTTTTTCACCAG GTACGACTACGAGGAGGTGGACTCAGACGCTGCCAATAAAATGATCAAAGATTTGGAGACTACGATGTTCGAGCCATCATTCATAGGAAAGAAGTTGACTTCAGGTGATAAAAGTTACGAGGTGGCCGTCGCTGATAACTTTGCTTACACTGACCCTGTGGATGGAAGTGTGTCCAAAAACCAG GGTCTACGAATCATCTTCTCCGATGGTTCAAGGATCATTTTCCGACTCAGCGGAACAGGAAGTGCCGGAGCGACCATCAGGCTGTACATAGACAGCTATGAAAAGGACCCCAAGAAAATATACCAGGATCCTCAG GTGATGCTGGCTCCACTGGTAGACATTGCCCTGAAGGTTTCTGAGCTACAGGAGAAAACTGGGCGCACTGGGCCCACTGTGATCACATGA